In Lates calcarifer isolate ASB-BC8 linkage group LG21, TLL_Latcal_v3, whole genome shotgun sequence, a single window of DNA contains:
- the LOC108876111 gene encoding zinc finger protein 850 has translation MSGNTVFYSETKSIMETVIKTAVDVIGKSTKEPNLRRNPDFDSIVEMLAREATRKISAIFSQLSSLLHIENKTLSTKVGQLENELKTMTENYENARMWRENVLNGCPVLFEQSGLIFTLKPFGKLKRKTDEVTEGVTKSSPAAGMQSACDADGGEATKEVNSEAESSPATRHDAAEDCSTTNVTETKNTHSQITQEAEVQKKGRMFVCEVCNKSFSRQFHLMKHMNTHKEQRPFACNQCSRKFRNTSTFEYHLLRHEEKKYATFKCQLCDKTFKTKMHLKTHQLVHTDTRPFICSTCGKAFKTKHNLQAHQVVHTTEKPHKCLECGESFRYAFTLQCHKSIHTGEHPYKCTECGKAFIKRRSLRTHQSVHRGKTFTCETCGAGFTLQHNLKRHIRIHTGEKPFKCKVCGKSFIQDNKLKAHMLLHGASKSFMCDLCGKTFLYNCQLQKHQKVIHDERHGQVIRRRTRERGNRRVICRRDRTTVDVTPFSCKTCRKGFDTASSLKRHELIHTGQTQYSCQTCGKSFFYKATYDYHQRIHSGERPFGCDVCGKRFIIRQALKSHELQHSGEKPHKCEQCGKAFRIYTNYLRHLRIHTGEKPYECEVCGMRFRQLGHVKFHMQVHTGERPYSCSSCGLGFSDSRLLKRHNCADKYQKMLGNTLTTSSQLTYQFVSMSDLEAQVSSILEIMVNATVTEMTKVTAENIHGCSEEKVIQFNVFMTSLARETVEKICQLFHECSSLLRLEVSQGVAEIEDLRKRLEVAEAELKLVLEGSRGQNEAEELAEGGSRQKEGRRAPTSGAEGETVQTGHRSGRKSRRVVAGGDTGVKRSPIIHLWKGRTYEDSVQPVIIKEEGLEALADQVSSDSGQCRDEVGQDDDDDPDYQLEPEDLDDGDPGYTARPKRVVKPKSHRGRAKKESQNQQPLSCKHCRKTFTKLLQLKAHQAVHGANTEKPFHCSQCGRGFSFQRSLNAHMLLHTGERPHTCEVCGKGFTLKQLLRNHQRLHAEVRPFRCEQCGKSFYRAHGLKMHQMVHTGERAYNCQYCNKSFTIQGNLQRHLRIHTGEKPFRCETCGKSFNQADTLKGHQRIHTGERPFSCETCGKCFIQKSALKMHQKTSHSGENTLACVACGTTVACVDSLRKHLQTHAATIPCTCVLCGRRLSSITDLRSHQQHHTVDRPHSCGLCGKSFKSSSYLKIHLKTHSGERPFSCDICGRMFTQHSSLKSHQVVHTGEKPFSCDTCGKCFSNTGNLNRHQRIHTGEKPFSCDTCGRSFNQGNSLKAHQQIHTGEKQFMCDKCGKSFSYLRNLKDHKCFYV, from the exons atgtcaggaaatacagtgttttattcAGAAACTAAGTCCATCATGGAGACTGTCATAAAGACGGCTGTTGATGTTATCGGAAAGTCCACAAAGGAGCCTAATCTGAGACGTAAT CCAGATTTTGACAGTATCGTGGAAATGTTGGCACGAGAGGCAACAAGAAAGATCAGTGCCATTTTCTCCCAACTGTCCTCACTGCTGCACATCGAAAACAAGACTCTGTCGACCAAAGTGGGACAGCTGGAGAACGAGCTGAAGACTATGACTGAAAACTATGAAAATGCCAGAATGTGGAGAGAGAATGTCCTGAACGGCTGCCCGGTCCTGTTTGAGCAGAGTGGGTTGATTTTCACCTTGAAGCCATTTGggaagttaaaaagaaaaacagatgaagtgACAGAGGGAGTAACCAAATCATCGCCTGCTGCTGGGATGCAGAGTGCGTGTGATGCTG ATGGTGGAGAGGCAACGAAGGAGGTGAATTCTGAAGCTGAGTCCTCACCAGCAACTAGACATG ATGCTGCAGAAGATTGTTCAACTACGAACGTGacagaaaccaaaaacactCACAGCCAAATCACACAGGAAGCAGAAGTCCAGAAGAAAGGGAGGATGTTTGTATGCGAAGTGTGTAACAAGAGCTTCAGCCGGCAGTTTCATCTGATGAAGCACATGAACACTCACAAAGAGCAGAGGCCTTTCGCCTGCAACCAGTGTTCGAGAAAATTCAGGAATACGTCAACCTTTGAGTACCACCTGCTGCGCCACGAGGAGAAGAAGTATGCCACCTTCAAGTGTCAGCTCTGTGACAAGACgttcaaaacaaaaatgcatcTGAAGACCCATCAGCTCGTGCACACAGACACGAGACCGTTCATCTGCTCCACCTGTGGGAAGGCCTTCAAAACTAAGCACAACCTGCAGGCTCATCAGGTGGTCCACACCACCGAAAAGCCACACAAATGCTTGGAGTGCGGGGAGAGTTTCAGGTACGCCTTCACCCTGCAGTGCCACAAAAGCATTCATACTGGAGAGCACCCGTACAAATGCACAGAGTGCGGCAAGGCTTTTATAAAGAGGAGGTCACTGAGGACGCACCAGTCTGTCCACAGAGGGAAAACGTTTACGTGCGAGACGTGTGGAGCAGGTTTCACTCTTCAACACAACCTAAAGAGACACATTCGCATCCACACTGGTGAGAAACCGTTCAAATGTAAAGTCTGCGGGAAGAGCTTCATTCAGGACAACAAGCTGAAAGCACACATGCTTCTTCACGGTGCTTCAAAGTCGTTCATGTGCGACCTGTGTGGAAAGACTTTTCTGTACAACTGCcagctgcagaaacaccagAAAGTAATTCATGATGAGAGACATGGGCAGGTCATCAGAAGACGAACTCGGGAGCGAGGTAACCGCAGAGTTATCTGTCGACGGGACAGAACAACAGTAGATGTGACACCGTTCAGCTGCAAGACCTGCCGCAAGGGCTTCGACACTGCGAGTTCACTGAAAAGACACGAGCTGATCCACACAGGTCAGACACAATACAGCTGCCAAACATGCGGGAAGTCCTTTTTCTACAAAGCCACATACGACTACCATCAGCGGATCCACTCAGGAGAGAGGCCATTTGGTTGCGACGTGTGCGGGAAGAGGTTCATCATCCGACAGGCTCTGAAGTCCCACGAACTGCAGCACTCTGGAGAGAAGCCACATAAATGCGAGCAGTGCGGCAAGGCCTTCAGGATCTACACAAACTACCTCAGACACTTACGGATCCACACAGGGGAGAAGCCGTACGAGTGTGAAGTTTGCGGGATGAGGTTCAGGCAGCTCGGACACGTCAAGTTTCACATGCAGGTCCACACAGGAGAAAGACCGTACTCTTGCAGCAGCTGTGGACTTGGATTTTCAGATTCAAGGCTGCTGAAGAGACATAACTGTGCTGACAAATATCAGAAAATGCTAGGGAACACACTCACAACATCC TCACAGCTGACATATCAATTCGTCAGCATGTCAGATTTGGAGGCTCAGGTGAGCTCCATTTTGGAGATAATGGTCAATGCGACTGTCACAGAAATGACCAAAGTTACGGCTGAAAACATTCACGGATGCTCGGAAGAAAAG GTGATCCAGTTCAATGTCTTCATGACGTCTCTGGCTCGAGAAACTGTGGAGAAGATCTGCCAGCTTTTCCATGAATGTTCTTCTCTGCTGCGGTTAGAA GTGTCGCAGGGTGTGGCAGAGATTGAGGACCTGAGGAAGAGGCTGGAGGTGGCAGAGGCGGAGCTGAAGCTGGTGTTAGAAGGCAGCAGAGGTCAGAACGAGGCAGAGGAGCTGGCAGAGGGAGGCAGCAGACAGAAGGAGGGCAGGAGGGCTCCGACAAGTGGAGCAGAAGGAGAGACTGTCCAGACCGGCCACCGCTCAGGGAGGAAGAGTCGCAGAG TTGTGGCTGGTGGTGATACAGGAGTGAAAAGGTCACCTATAATTCATCTGTGGAAAGGCAGAACTTATGAG GACAGTGTTCAGCCAGTTATAATAAAGGAGGAAGGATTGGAAGCGTTGGCTGACCAGGTATCCTCTGATTCTGGTCAGTGCAGAGACGAAGTGGGTCAAGACGACGATGACGATCCAGACTACCAG ctaGAGCCAGAAGATCTAGACGATGGCGACCCAGGATACACCGCGAGACCTAAACGCGTTGTGAAGCCCAAGTCTCACCGAGGTCGGGCGAAGAAGGAGAGTCAGAACCAGCAGCCTCTGAGCTGCAAACACTGCAGGAAAACCTTCaccaagctgctgcagctcaaagCCCACCAAGCCGTCCACGGAGCCAACACAGAGAAGCCCTTTCATTGCTCTCAGTGTGGCAGAGGTTTTTCATTCCAGCGCAGCCTCAACGCACACATGCTACTGcacacag gtgagagaccacacacctGTGAGGTTTGTGGGAAGGGTTTCACCCTGAAGCAGCTCCTGAGGAACCACCAGCGCCTCCACGCTGAGGTCCGGCCGTTTCGCTGTGAACAGTGCGGGAAGAGCTTCTACAGAGCCCACGGCCTGAAAATGCACCAGATGGTCCACACTGGAGAGCGGGCCTATAACTGCCAGTACTGCAACAAAAGCTTCACAATACAAGGCAACCTACAGCGTCACCTGCGCATACACACGGGGGAAAAGCCATTCAGGTGCGAGACCTGTGGGAAAAGCTTCAACCAGGCCGACACCCTGAAAGGCCACCAGCGGATACACACCGGTGAGCGTCCATTTAGCTGTGAGACCTGCGGCAAGTGTTTCATCCAGAAGAGCGCCTTGAAGATGCACCAGAAGACCTCTCACTCAGGCGAGAACACACTGGCTTGCGTGGCGTGCGGCACAACAGTGGCCTGCGTCGACTCGCTACGCAAACACCTCCAGACGCACGCGGCAACCATCCCGTGCACGTGTGTGCTCTGCGGCAGACGGCTCAGCTCCATAACCGACCTGCGCTCGCACCAGCAGCACCACACAGTGGACAGGCCGCACAGCTGTGGGCTCTGCGGGAAGAGTTTCAAGTCGTCCAGTTACCTGAAGATTCACCTGAAGACGCACAGCGGGGAGAGGCCCTTCTCCTGCGACATCTGTGGTCGAATGtttacacagcacagcagcctTAAATCGCATCAG GTCgttcacacaggagagaaaccgtTCAGCTGCGACACATGTGGGAAATGTTTCAGCAACACGGGCAACCTGAACAGACACCAGCGTATCCACACCGGGGAGAAGCCGTTCAGCTGCGACACCTGTGGACGCAGCTTCAACCAGGGCAACAGCCTTAAGGCCCACCAGCAGATACACACTGGGGAGAAACAGTTTATGTGCGACAAGTGCGGGAAGAGTTTCTCCTACCTGAGGAACCTGAAGGACCACAAGTGTTTCTACGTCTGA
- the si:dkey-182i3.11 gene encoding leucine-rich repeat-containing protein 15: MLEALTLASLILLVWASDLCPPACQCLHNLTSITCQEKGLDLIPELPEDAEKLYISYNKIQEIPRRGLEKLRDLDLTKNELNVFLSHNPVWPSMMKLSKLFLRDNGLKSLHPDQFLNCTALTLLDLSENLLEYLPTGFLHGLANLKILIMNFNQIRMLQVGGLEGAFALANLHLSHNNITKIEEGVFKNSTTLKILVLSHNRIRSVDEASFRGATNLQHLDLSGNLLITVPTEALRDVKRLELLNLQTNNLSSLPVDCFSSLSLLDNLDLSNNKLTTVSEGSLRGLTMLSELDLSVNLIDSLPSKVFSDLISLQSLDLYRNRLTSLPLDIFSNLTNLQNLQLDSNQISDLPDGVFDSLSRLNELQLSYNRILELHPALFTKLKSLQNLYLEHNALSHLPKGLFHRMNHLREVDLNDNHISSLHHSVFHGLVRVLSLRLSNNHLSSLHSDQFRDLIDLKKLNLDGNYISKLPTSLFMNLTILTTLDLNNNHLSELSPDDFVGLTHLKELRLNFNQLHDIPFNTFHHLHNLRRLLLQNNNLSSLHPQLFARLLKLTELNLGENKLDHLQPDVFQGLRNLHKLSLKSNKLRAMENRVLEPLKKLKAVDLSDNLWECTSVRILYISCWVNMHRDKLVDQPICFSYSPSDSVSEDKVLLDPAMPPLLQDYCISNATNSSSLFLLEIFNLLMMFFIAISPS, encoded by the exons ATGCTGGAAGCCTTAACTCTGGCCTCCCTTATCCTCTTGGTGTGGGCATCAGACCTCTGCCCCCCAGCCTGCCAATGTCTGCACAACCTGACCTCAATTACATGTCAGGAGAAAGGATTGGACCTGATCCCCGAACTGCCCGAGGACGCTGAGAAGTTGTATATCTCATACAACAAGATACAGGAAATACCCAGGCGTGGGTTGGAGAAGCTGCGG GACTTGGACCTGACTAAGAATGAGCTGAATGTCTTCCTATCACACAACCCAGTTTGGCCCAGTATGATGAAGTTGTCCAAGCTCTTTCTACGTGACAATGGCCTGAAGTCTCTACACCCTGATCAGTTCCTAAACTGCACTGCTCTCACCTTACTAGACCTGAGTGAGAACCTGCTTGAATATCTACCAACCGGATTCCTCCATGGATTAGCTAATCTGAAGATACTGATTATGAACTTTAACCAGATTAGAATGTTACAGGTTGGTGGACTGGAAGGAGCCTTTGCCCTTGCCAACCTCCACCTCAGCCACAATAACATAACAAAGATAGAGGAAGGTGTTTTCAAGAACTCCACTACGCTAAAGATACTTGTTCTGTCACATAACAGAATCAGGAGTGTGGATGAGGCTAGTTTCAGAGGAGCAACAAATCTCCAACACCTTGACCTGAGTGGTAACCTGCTGATCACTGTCCCCACTGAGGCACTGAGGGATGTAAAGAGGCTCGAGCTTCTGAATCTACAGACTAACAACCTCAGCAGCCTTCCAGTGGACTGTTTCTCTTCACTTAGCCTGCTGGATAATCTGGACCTGAGCAACAACAAGTTGACCACTGTGTCTGAGGGATCACTGAGAGGTTTGACCATGCTGAGTGAACTGGACCTCAGTGTCAACCTCATAGATTCTCTTCCCTCAAAAGTCTTCAGCGACCTCATCAGCCTTCAGTCACTTGATTTGTACAGGAACAGACTGACTTCTCTTCCTCTAGACATATTCAGTAACTTGACCAATCTGCAAAATCTTCAGCTGGACAGTAATCAGATCTCTGACCTTCCAGATGGAGTATTTGATTCGCTGTCCAGACTCAATGAGCTACAGCTGTCGTACAACCGCATCCTGGAGCTCCATCCTGCTCTGTTCACCAAGCTCAAGTCACTACAGAACCTGTACTTGGAGCACAATGCTCTGAGCCACCTTCCCAAAGGACTTTTCCACAGGATGAATCACCTCAGGGAGGTAGACCTCAATGACAACCATATCAGCTCTCTACACCACTCAGTCTTCCATGGTTTGGTGAGAGTACTTTCACTGAGGCTCTCCAATAACCACCTCTCTTCCTTACACTCAGATCAATTCAGAGAccttattgatttaaaaaaattaaacctAGATGGAAACTATATAAGTAAACTTCCTACAAGCCTGTTCATGAATCTAACAATTCTTACAACACTGGATCTGAACAACAATCATCTCTCAGAGCTGTCTCCTGATGACTTTGTAGGGTTAACCCACCTTAAAGAGCTCAGGCTGAACTTCAATCAGCTCCATGACATCCCTTTCAACACCTTCCATCACCTCCACAACCTCCGCAGGCTTCTGTTACAGAACAACAACCTGAGTAGTTTGCATCCTCAGCTCTTTGCCCGGCTTTTGAAGCTAACAGAGCTAAACTTGGGTGAAAACAAGCTGGATCACCTGCAGCCCGATGTTTTTCAAGGACTTAGAAACCTCCATAAATTGAGTTTGAAGTCCAACAAGCTCAGAGCTATGGAGAATAGGGTTTTAGAGCCTTTGAAAAAGCTTAAAGCTGTAGATCTGTCAGATAATTTGTGGGAATGCACCTCTGTACGCATTCTCTACATCAGCTGCTGGGTCAACATGCACAGAGACAAGCTAGTAGATCAGCCTATCTGCTTCTCCTATTCGCCATCAGACTCTGTTTCTGAGGATAAAGTGCTCCTAGACCCAGCAATGCCTCCCCTGTTACAAGATTATTGCATTTCAAATGCTACAAACTCATCATCTTTGTTTCTACTAGAAATATTCAATCTGCTCATGATGTTTTTCATAGCCATCAGCCCATCATGA
- the LOC108876140 gene encoding zinc finger protein 345, with translation MEARFGSEVASIVEVAIQAAVSVFRDVWAKEAPNAEWDEAKFGEIQEIEKCLVGQIHKVFTEFSSELFEENEALRAKVEQLEDVLQKKAGQLEQELEARVGQLGREMEQLEKELKSISEGSSKTPGGPTHNLLQDGSLTGAPVLSVSTGQTAPKPAAPLDAVKESTSNPPPVSAESVVPTSTAESVTVPKPAVAPMVFVGRVSSAPTVLLVGASQAVTQPPMPSPAVYERTGTTQLILKPAASPGSTPQDVPSPDSSTVSGLTSAQEKKSVEEAAFGRTRKTRRTTFKNEKTSTDNNAEENEIQSDEKKEARRTKRFFCEHCNVGFHWKGELNKHMKVHKKPFPCDQCDKSFLEKKSLENHVLRHEASKAPLPFPCPRCKRSYRKEQSLQNHLKRHQRMKPPKPFACDQCGKTFRIKQSLENHLLRHEKKKEMLKCQLCDKTCKTPVQLKCHMAVHSEERPFSCETCGKEFKSKDTLRFHQMVHSDTKKYKCTMCDETFKYAHSLTVHKRKHTGVTPFICSVCNRSYRTGTALKRHSIVHTGEKPFTCHICGARFSLNNNLKRHLRIHTGEKPFTCQECGKSFSDNNKLKSHMLIHGARKPFMCDLCGKTFLFNCRLLIHQRYVHADRNEETDGTQRFFQTRRQNKSLVKPFSCKICLRGFSAACSLKLHERGHSEHKEYNCGICGKSFHNKYSFGYHQRSHSGEKPFVCDVCGKRFFHAGSLKQHERIHTGEKPYKCDQCGKAFRTDGNFYRHLRIHTGEKPFACMYCDRKFHQSNQLKSHLQVHTGQKLYSCQQCGRGFSDSRQLKKHSCDGS, from the exons ATGGAGGCGAGGTTCGGCAGCGAAGTAGCGTCGATAGTGGAAGTCGCCATCCAGGCGGCGGTGTCCGTGTTCAGGGATGTCTGGGCGAAAGAGGCGCCAAACGCCGAGTGGGATGAGGCGAAGTTCGGCGAAATCCAGGAGATAGAGAAGTGTCTGGTGGGTCAGATCCACAAAGTGTTCACGGAGTTCTCCTCGGAGTTGTTTGAGGAGAACGAGGCTCTGCGTGCCAAAGTAGAGCAGCTGGAGGATGTCCTGCAGAAGAAAGCCGGGCAGCTGGAGCAGGAGCTCGAGGCCAGAGTGGGTCAGCTgggcagagagatggagcagctggagaaggagctgaagagcatcagtgaaggcagcagcaAGACTCCGGGAGGTCCGACCCACAACCTGCTGCAGGACGGCTCACTGACAG GAGCACCTGTGCTGTCAGTGTCCACCGGTCAAACTGCCCCAAAACCTGCTGCCCCTCTGGATGCTGTGAAGGAGTCCACCTCAAACCCTCCACCAGTTTCAGCAGAAAGTGTTGTTCCCACCTCCACAGCTGAATCTGTCACTGTCCCCAAACCTGCAGTAGCTCCTATGGTGTTTGTTGGCAGAGTCAGCTCTGCGCCCACAGTTCTGTTGGTGGGTGCCAGCCAAGCCGTCACCCAGCCCCCCATGCCATCGCCGGCTGTCTATGAAAGGACGGGAACGACGCAACTCATCCTCAAACCAGCAGCCTCGCCGGGGTCTACACCTCAAGACGTCCCCAGTCCAGACTCCAGCACCGTCAGTGGTCTCACCTCGGCACAGGAGAAG AAATCTGTGGAAGAGGCAGCTTTTGGGAGAACAAGGAAGACAAGGAGaacaacttttaaaaatgaaaaaa CATCTACTGACAACAATGCAGAAGAAAACGAAATCCAGTcggatgaaaaaaaagaggcacGCAGAACGAAGCGTTTCTTCTGTGAGCACTGTAACGTTGGTTTTCATTGGAAAGGTGAATtgaacaaacacatgaaagttCACAAGAAGCCGTTTCCCTGTGATCAGTGTGACAAAAGTTTTCTGGAAAAGAAGTCTTTGGAAAATCATGTTTTGCGTCATGAGGCGAGCAAAGCCCCCCTGCCCTTCCCCTGTCCTCGCTGTAAAAGATCGTACAGGAAAGAGCAGTCGCTTCAGAATCACCTGAAGCGTCACCAGCGGATGAAGCCGCCTAAGCCGTTTGCCTGCGACCAGTGTGGGAAAACATTCAGGATCAAGCAGTCTCTGGAGAACCACCTCTTACGCCAcgagaaaaagaaggagatgTTGAAGTGCCAGCTTTGTGACAAGACCTGCAAGACACCCGTCCAGCTGAAATGTCACATGGCTGTACACTCAGAGGAGAGACCGTTTAGTTGTGAAACCTGCGGGAAGGAGTTTAAGAGCAAAGACACGCTTCGCTTCCATCAGATGGTTCACTCAGAcaccaaaaaatacaaatgcacGATGTGCGACGAAACTTTCAAATACGCCCACTCCCTGACGGTGCAtaagaggaaacacacaggcGTCACTCCGTTCATATGCAGCGTGTGCAACAGGTCGTACAGGACCGGCACTGCTCTGAAAAGACACAGCATAGTCCATACAGGGGAGAAACCGTTCACCTGTCACATATGTGGAGCGAGGTTCAGCCTGAACAACAACCTCAAAAGGCACCTTCGCATCCACACCGGAGAAAAGCCGTTCACCTGTCAGGAGTGTGGCAAGAGCTTCTCGGACAACAACAAGCTGAAGTCCCACATGCTCATCCACGGCGCCAGAAAGCCTTTTATGTGCGATCTGTGCGGGAAGACCTTCCTCTTCAACTGCAGGCTGCTGATACATCAGAGGTACGTGCACGCCGACAGGAACGAGGAGACAGACGGCACGCAAAGATTTTTCCAGACTAGACGACAAAACAAGTCTCTGGTTAAACCGTTCAGTTGCAAGATATGTCTGAGGGGTTTCAGCGCCGCGTGTTCGCTCAAGCTCCACGAAAGAGGCCACAGTGAGCACAAGGAGTACAACTGTGGCATATGTGGGAAGTCTTTCCACAACAAATACTCTTTCGGCTACCACCAGAGAAGCCACTCGGGGGAGAAGCCGTTCGTTTGCGATGTGTGCGGGAAGAGGTTTTTCCACGCCGGCAGTCTGAAGCAGCACGAGCGGATTCACACCGGCGAAAAACCTTACAAGTGCGACCAGTGCGGCAAGGCCTTCAGGACGGACGGAAACTTCTACAGACACTTGCGGATACACACGGGCGAGAAACCTTTCGCGTGTATGTACTGTGACAGGAAGTTCCACCAGTCAAATCAGCTCAAGTCCCACCTGCAGGTCCACACCGGGCAGAAGCTCTACTCGTGCCAGCAGTGCGGCCGGGGCTTCTCGGATTCAAGGCAGCTGAAGAAGCACAGCTGCGACGGGTCGTAG